DNA from Mobula hypostoma chromosome 4, sMobHyp1.1, whole genome shotgun sequence:
aagctgccaacttgaacatcaactcaattaactctctctctctctccatcaattcaaCTCGACGCAACACAAAGTGAGCTGAACTGTTTAAACTTACCTGACACCATAAGACAGATATCTACCTCCTGGACTATTATttttgtatccacacacacatttacagatatatatatataaatagctTATAACctgtatacaacaggaattctgcagatgctggaaatccaagtaacacacatcaaagttgctagtgaacgcagcaggccaggcagcatctctaggaagaggtacagttgacggttcaggccgagacccttcatcaggactaactgaaggaagagtgagtaagagatttgaaagttggagggggagggggagatccaaaatgataggagaagacaggagggggagggatggagccaagagctggacaagtgataggcaaaagggatacgagaggatcatgggacaggaggtccaggaagaaagacaaggaggagggggagaacccagaggatgggcaaggggtatattcagagggacagagggagaaaaaggagagtgagagaaagaatatgtgtataaaaataagtaacagattgggtacgagggggaggtggggcattagcagaagttagagaagtcgatgttcatgccatcaggttggagactacccagatggaatataaggtgttgttcctccaacctgagtgtggcttcatctttacagtagaggaggccatggatagacacgtcagaatgggaatgggatgtggaattaaaatgtgtggccactgggagatcctgctttctctggcggacagagcgtaggtgttcagcaaagcggtctcccagtctgcgtcgggtctcgccaatatataaaaggccacatcgggagcaccggacgcagtatatcaccccagccgacgcacaggtgaagtatcgcctcacctggaaggactgtttggggccctgaatggttatccacagatgtctactataagcctactgactctcacagctatctggactattcctcttctcaccctgtctcttgcaaaaacgacatccccttctcgcaattcctccatctccaccacatctgctctcaggatgaggcttttcattctagttcgagggagatgtcctccatttttaaagaaaggggcttcccttcctccactatcaactttgctcttaaacgcatctcccccatttcacgtacatctgctctcaatccatcctcccaccaccccactaggaatagggttcccctggtcctcacctaccaccccaccagcctccgggtccaacatattattctccgtaacttccgccacctccaacggaatcccaccactaagtacacctttccctcccccccctctctgctttccgcagggatcgcttcctacacaactcccttgtccattcgtcccccccatccctccccactgatctccctcctggcacttatccatgtaagcggaacaagtgctacacatgcccttacacttcctccctcaccaccattcagggccccagacagtccttccaggtgaggcgacacttcacctgtgagtcggctggggtgatatactgcgtccggtgctcccgatgtggccttttatatattggcgagacccgacgcagactgggagaccgctttgctgaacacctacgctctgtccgccagagaaagcaggatcttccagtggccacacattttaattccacatcccattcccattctgacgtgtctatccacggcctcctctattgtaaagatgaagccacactcaggttggaggaacaacaccttatattccgtctgggtagcctccaacctgatggcatgaacatcgacttctctaacttctgctaatgccccacctccccctcgtaccccatctgttacttacttttatacacacattctttctctcactctcctttttctccatctgtccctctgactataccccttgcccatcctctgggttctcccccacccctccttgtctttcttcccggacctcctgtcccatgatcctctcgtatcccttttgccaatcacctgtccagctcttggctccatccctccccctcctgtcttctcctatcattttggatctccccctccccctccaactttcaaatctcttactcactcttccttcagttagtcctgacgaagggtctcggcctgaaatgtcgactgtaactcttcctagagatgctgcctggcctgctgcgttcaccaccaactttgatgtgtgttgcttataacctgtattgtattattcagtttaatgatattaattcgtagtagtagtaataaatatagtcttaatttatagtaaaccaggctccaggtgttttccatttctgctggtccttttcaaccTGTCATGGGGTTCatgacaaaattggggcctgcgtccgGCATCTGAACAAATTTGGTTGGAGCCAATTTTCAACATTGTGTGGGGGCTTGTCTTGATTGAGGAAATCCCTTGTCACTAATCTGTGTGTGGTAAACAGCAGAAATGGGGGCTAGTGAATTTATAGAGAACCCTACTCCTCTGTTTTTGAGGAGTGCCAGAAAGGAGGTTCTATGTGACATTGCTAAGAAATGGAAACTTTCCCGAATATAGAAGAGTATGACGAAGGCAGGAAGTCGGAGGAAAGTAGCTGAATATTGTGTTGGGAAAGAGTTATTTGAGGAGGAGTCGCTACGGGAGTTTCCGATAGATGATGAGGAGACCCTGTTACGACTGGAACAATTAAGAATGGAGAGACTTAAGTTCGAGGCTGCAGaggcagagaaacagagggagtttgagagggagatgcgGCGTCAAGAGGGTCAAGTGTCAGGCCGTGGTGGCGAGAGGGGTGCATCAATTAATGTCAGTCAGGAAATTAAGTTGGTACCTCCGTTTGCTGAAGAAGACGTTGATAGGTACTTCCTACATTTTGAGAAAGTGGCTCAGAACAGGAAGTGGCCTTGGGAGGACTGGGCAGTATTGCTGCAAAGTGTGTTAAAAGGGAAGGTGCAGCAAGCATATTCTGCCTTATCTGTGACCGAGTCGACTAATTATGATCCTGTGAAGGAGGCTGTGCTTGAGGTCTATGAAATGGTGCCAGAAGCGTACCGACAGAAGTTTCGGGGTTTGAGGAAGTCTGGGAACCAGACATATATAGAGTTTGCCCATGAAAAGGAGAGGTACTTTGATCGGTGGTGTGCCTCGACAGAGGTAGACGAGGACTACCACAAAGTGAGACAGCTGATGCTGATCGAGGAATTTAAAGAGTGTGACCCTAGTAAGATACGGACATACGTAGAAGAGAAAAAGGTTGAGACTCTTTCCACGGCTGCTAGGTTAGCGGATGAGTTTGCCCTGACTCACACGATTAAGTTTTTCCCGAGCAAGGGTTATCAGAAGAGTTACCGGGATAATCTGCTGAGTAAAACAGAAAACAAGGCAGGGTCTAgtgacagaggtaaagaggagggGAAACCGATCAAAAATAAGTTTTCCAGTTTTACCTGTTACTACTGCAGGAAGCCTGGCCATGTGGCGTCTAACTGTCCTATTCGGaagaaagaaatgagaaaggagaaggggaaaaccCCTGACGCGTGTGCGCCGGTGGCTGAGACCACACGAAGGAAGGTGGGGTCTGGCCGAGTTCAGGAAGGGATTAAGTGGTGTTTTGTGTCTGTGAAGGAGGGGTCACCCCTAGTTCCAGTGAGAATTTGGCGCGATACTAGAGCCTTTCAGTCACTGATATTAAGTGATGTCTtagagtttggtgatgagacaAAAACGAACCAAGTGAATGTTCTGACAGGTATTGGCAAGGGAACAGAGGTCGTGCCTTTGcacaaaataattttgaaatgtgACTTAGTGTCTGGACCAGTTGAGATAGGGATATGATCTAAATTACTGATAGCTAACGTGGACGTCTTGTTGGGAAATGACCTGGCAGGAGAAGATGTTTACCCAGGGTTACAGCTAACAGCTGGCCTGCTGTTAGTGAGACAAGTGCAGACAGTGAACTTTATCCCGCATGAGCGGTCACAAGAAGTATGacaaggaaggctgcagaagtgaAGCGGATGGGAGGGGTCAGGTGCTCACGGTAGCAAAGACAGGGGTACGGATCCTACTGACTTATCTGAAACTTTTCTACTGTCTGTGTTCGACCAGGACCCAGGTAGTGAGGCGGATAAGAGGGGTTTGTCGTTGTCCAGGCGGAAGCTTGTGGAAGAGCAGGATAGGGATCCTGAGACTGCAGTTTTAAAAGAGACAGCTCTTTCTGAGAATGAAATTCAGAGGGAGTCAATGGGTTACTATCTGAAGGACGGggtattaatgaggaagtggaggccacTGACAGTACCTGCTGATGAGGATTGGGCCGTGGTGCACCAGGTGGTGGTTCCGAAGGGTTACCATACAGAAATTTTAAAGATGGCTCATATAATGCCTTTAGGGGGACATCTTGGAGTTAGAAAGACAGGGCACAAGATTATGAAAGAATTTCATTGGCCGggtataagaaaggatgtggtggtTTTTTGTAAAACTTGTCACACGTGTCAGGTGGTAGGGAAACCGAATCAGACTATCCCAAAAGCGCCACTTCACCCCATACCAGCTTTTGGCGAACCTTTCTCCAGGGTCattgtggattgtgttggcccactGCCAAAGACTGCAGGTGGCCCCCAATACTTGTTAACCATTATGTGTGCTGCCTCTAGGTTCCCAGAAGCAATACCTCTCAGGAACCTAAAAGCTAAAACAGTGCTGAAGGCACTTATTAAGTTCTTCACATTAGTGGGTCTGCCCAAGGAGATACAATCGGATCAGGGCAGTAATTTTACATCGGGTGTATTCCAACACATAGATACAGAACTGGGAGCGAAACAAATTTTGTCCACGGCATACCATCCCCAATCCCAGGAAGCGATAGAGAGGTTTCACTCTACCCTCAAAACCATGATTAAAATGTGCTGTATGGAAAATGAAAAACATTGGGATGAGTGTATACCTTTACTCCTATTTGTGATGAGAGATTCGATCCAGGAATCGTTGGGGTTCAGTCCATTTGAGCTCGTGTTTGGTCATAGGCCTCGAGGACCTTTGACCTTACTGAGAGAGCAATGATCTGATAAGAAAATGCGAATTGGTGTATTGGATTATGTCTTAGAGTTTCGAGACAGGCTGAGCAGGGCTTGTGACCTTGCGAAACAAAAGCTCCAAGACCCCCAGGCTGATatgaatagacaatagacaataggtgcaggagtaggccattcggccctttgagcctgcaccgccattcactgtgatcatggctgatcatccactctCAGTATCCagatcctgccttatccccataacctttgattccactatctttaagaactctatccatctcttttttgaaagcatccagagactttggcctccacagccttctggggcagagcattccatatatccaccactctctgggtgaaaaagtttttcctcaactccgttctaaatggcctacccctaattcttaaactgtggcctctggttctggactcacccatcagcgggaacatgcttcctgcctccagtgtgtccaatccctgaataatcttatatgtttcaataagatcctctctcagacttctaaattccagagtatacaagcccaatcgctccaatcgttcgacatatgacagtcccgccatcctgggaattaaccttgtgaatctacactgcactccttcaatagcaagaatgtccctcctcaaatttggagaccaaaactgcacacagtactccaggtgtggtctcaccagggccctgtacagctgcagaaggacctctttgctcttatactcaattccccttgttatgaaggccagcatgctattagctttcttcactgcctgctgtacttgcatacttgctttcagtgactgatgtacaagaacacctagatctcgttgtgcttccccttttcctaacttgacaccatttagataacaatctgccttcctgttcttaccaccaaagtggataatgtcacatttatccacattaaactgcatccgccatgcatctgcccactcacccagcctgtccaagtcaccctgcattctcataacatcctcctcacatttcacactgctacccagctttgtgtcttcggcaaatttgctaatgttacttttaattccctcctctaaatcattaatatatcgtaaacagctgcggtcccagcactgaaccctgcagaaccccactggtcaccgcctgccattccgaaagggacccgttaatcgctactctttgttttctgtcagccagccaattttcaatccatgtcagtactctgcccccgataccatgtgccctaattttgcccactaatctcctatgtgggactttatcaaaggctttctgaaagtccaggtacactacatgaAGCACTGGTATGACAGACAGGCGAGGAAGCGAAGCTATGAGGTTGGAGATGAGGTCTTGGTTTTGTTTCCCTTGGAGAATAACCCTCTCCAGGCTCAATTTAGTGGACCTTACGAAATAATGAGCAAAATTGATGAGTTGAACTATGTTATCAGGACACCTGGTAGAAGGAAGACCACTCAATTAGTACATATGAACCTAATCAAATCTTACTTTGATTCTAAATCCATATCGGTTGGGGTCACTGCCAAACAAGACCCAGCTGCAAAGACTAGCCCAGAGATAACAGGGGAATGTAATGAGCAGCGTCTGGTTTCAGCTCGACTCAAGAACACTAGTGTTTTGGAGAACATAGACAGTAAAATTAACCACCTGGAACCGAAACAACAGCAGCAGATAAAGGAGCTAATTGGCAAACATTCCGATCTATTCCCAGATACACCGAGGCAGTGTAGTGTAGCTACACATGATATCATTGTGGGGCAGGCTGATCCAGTGAAACAGCACCCCTACAGGATGAATTTAGAACGTAGTAAAGTAGTGGAACAGGAAATCGAATATATGTTGGCCAATGGTATAATCAGGCCATCCACCTCTGCGTGGGCTTCCCCGTGTGTGATAGTTCCCAAGTCCGATGGTACAATGAGATTTTGCACAGATTATAGAAAGGTCAATGCAATAACTAAAACAGATGCTTGCCCTATTCCCAGAATAGATGACTGCATCGATAGGGTGGGAAAGGCTAACTACCTAACAAAAATTGACCTGCTAAAAGGGTACTGGTGCATTCCCTTAACCGATAGGGCTCGAGAGATATCGGCATTTGTCACCCCCTCGGGGTTGTACGAGTATAATGTGGTGCCTTTCAGGATCAGAAATGCCCCTGGGACATTCCAACGTATGATAAACTCTGTGATTCAAGGCTTGAAGAATACTGGGGCATACATTGTCGATTTAGTAGTATGGAACGACACGTGGGAGGAACACATTATAACGGTAGAGAAATTATTTGATCGGCTCTCTAAGGCTAATCTGACAGTGAATCTTGCCAAGAGTGAGTTTGGTCAGGCCGGGGTCACATATCTTGGTTACGTAGTAGGCCAGGGTCAACTGGCTCCTGTGAAAGAAAAGTTCAGGCTACAGCTGATGTACCCATTCCAATGGGTAAGAGAACATTGAGAAGGTTTTTAGGTATGGTGGGGTATTATCGAAAATTTTGCAAGAACTTTGCGGATATTGCCCTTCCACTGACAAGACTGTTGAGAAAGAGTGAACGATTTGTGTGGGATGAATGTTGCCAAGAGGCTTTCGAACAGTTAAAGGgtattctgtgtcaccacccagtGCTAAAGGCACTGGACTTCACTAAGCCATTCTCCCTAGCGACGGACACTAGCGATGAAGCTGCAGGGGTGGTGCTATTACAgagaggagatgatggtattgaacatcCGGTGGCATACTTTTCCAAAAAGTTtaatgtgcaccagaaaaattactCGACAATAGAAAAGAAATTGCTGTCCTTCATTTTTGCATTACAACATTTCGAGGTTTACGTTAGTCCCACACAAAAGCCGTTAGTGGTGTACACTGACCACAACCCTTTGGTGTTTTTAGATAAGATTAAAGATCGAAATCGGCGTTTATTAAACTGGAACCTGTGTTTACAGCAGTTTGATATTGAGATAAGACACTTAAGGGGTACAGACAATGTCATTGCGGATTGCCTATCCCGCTGTTAAAATGCTGACGAACTGTGTAAATGCTTAATGTACACTCTGTGAAGCAGAATGTAGTCCTTGGTGCGTAGAATCTGTGAGTGAGTAAAATTTTGCTTGAAGATCAAAATTCTCCCAAAAGGGGGAAGGTGTcacgcaggtgagaaactgctagaaagttcagcagtctaatgaacaaggaggcaattaaaagaAAGAGAGAATGCGTCGCGAGCTGCGACacgagctgggaagtcaccatggtaacaggtCAGAGCAGTTGAGGTAACGGACGCTGGAATTTTGGATGGATTATAAAAAGCTGATCGGATCAGTCTGATAACGGCAGAGGAGACACAACACGGGAGAACTGGGGAAGCTACCCGAGAAATCAGTGGTGGGGTTTAAGACCATCACGAGGGTGGAGGCGACGGACCGATTAATCTTGACCCGTGATTAGCAGTgcgggtaagagcttgcctgtgggggtctgctgtggtgaacccgtgccgtgggttagtagaccgttccctagaaggggctctgtccatctgtgtctgtgtgggggtcacaccaagtgactctgaagacttcggaagcaagaacaactaaagctgccaacttggaacatcaactcaattaactctctctctctctccatcaattcaacttgacGCAACACAGAGTGAGCTGAACTGCTTAAACTTACCTGACACCAtaagactgatatctacctcctggactattattcagcaggccaggcagcctctctaggaagaggtacagttgacgtttcgggccgagacccttcatcaggactaactgaaggaagagttagtaagagatttgaaagttggagggggagggggagatccaaaatgataggagaagaccacTTAAGCTGCACTGCTTAAACTTACCTGACACTATAAGACTGATATCTACCTTCTGGACTATAATTTTTGTATCCGCACACACATTTACCGACATATACATATAAAATAGTTTATAACCTGTATTGTATTATTcggtttaatgatattaattcatagtagtaataaatatagtcttaaTTTATAGTGAACCAGACTCctggtgtgttccatttctgctggtccttttcaacccATCACGGGGTTTGTGACAGTAGGGTAATTggccattgtgaattgtcccatgacgaggttagggttaaatctggggttgctgggcagcacagatCAAAGGGCCGAAATGGTCTATTCTGCTCTGCGTGTCAATATACAAATAAAAcgtgtcagaatgagaatcagatttgTTAACATTGGCACACACTCACTGGCCATTCTATTAGATAcactgtacacctgttcattaatgtaaatatttaatcagccaatcatgtggcagcaactcaatgcataaaaacatgcagacatgggcaagaggttcagttgttcagcccaaacatcagaacgggggagaaatgtgatggaagtgactttgaccatggggtGATTGCTTGTGCCAGTCAGAGTGGTttgctgctgatctcctgggattttcatgcacaacagtctccagcgtttacagagaatggtgcaaaaaatgaaAAACATCCAGTCAACCGCAGTTCAGTGGGCAAaagtaccttgttaatgagagagttcagaggagaatggttagactggttgaagctgagaGGAAGATGATGGTAACTCAAATGACTATGCGTTCCAACAGTGATGTgttaagagcatctctgaatacacaacatgccGAGCCTTGAAGctgatgggccacagcagcagaagaccacggacatccactcagcggccactttattaggtacgaaTAAAGAGGGCACTGAGTGcatattgtgaaatgtgttgttttgtggcagcagcagtgTGCAGACATAAAAAAccactacaagttacaataaaaataagtaagttAATAGTTGCAAAAAGGGTACTGTGCGgctgtgaggtagtgtacatgggttcattgtctattcagaaatctgatggcagaagggaagaagctcttcctaaaacattgagtgtgggcgtcaggctgctgtacctgcaacataatgtccaaaCTCCAATACTCAGATAGAGGgcagcatgctaaatgcctttttcaccgccctcTCTATCTGTAACACTGCTTTCCAACAGCAATGCCCTGGTACTCCCGAGGTCCATTAGCGCTCCATCAGTTATAACTGCAAATCAGTAGAGGAATTTGTTGGTGCATGTGGTTTGCTAGTTTTTTTTTTAGACTGTGTTTATTTTAAGCAatgcacaaaaagctggagggactcagtgtgtcaggcagcaAGTATGGACAgtaaacatttcaggtcgagacctttcatcagcaccAGAATTTTTATGTTTACGTTTGGGAATAGTTATTTAGACATCTGCAGAGAAGAGCCTGAACTTGGATGAGATGGAAGAACCTGAGAAAGGCTCTAAGCTTGGTTCAACACTCATTTTAAGTTAGCCATGCCATGGAAGGCATCGGGTGACTTATGAGAACAGTTCAATGGAGAGACTTTCAGTGAATAGGGGTGTTCTTCACTGCAAACAAAATCATGAATTTTTCCAATGATCCAATTTTGCAGAGAAAAAGGACAATCATTATGAATGGAACTGCTGCAGATGTCAATGAAATCTTTAAGAATTCCCTCATTAATTTATTATACCACCAAAAGctacttccagtaagatggcagcacaTATACTCGCAGTGGCCTctcaggggccaaccaaaggtgcctTTTTCCATGTTCAATGTATTTTTAGATATGGTAAGACTATTCTTTACTCCAATAACTACCCGTACAGCAGGTCCATCACAAACGTGAGCTGCTCAATGTTCAGAGTTGCTGGCTGGGATGTGGTAAGAGTTGGTCATCAGTGTTGAGAAGGTGAGTCGGCCCTTCAGTCCGGGGAGGTTGAATCAGGCCATTGGGCTTTGGGATTCAAGCCATAGTACCTTCGGGCCATCGGGCCGGGGTTGTCGAGACAGGCCACTGGGCCTGGAGATTCCAGTCAGGCCGCCGGGCCGGGGGATTAGAGTCGGGCCGCCAGGCCGGGGGATTGGAGTCGGGCCGCCGGGCCGGGGGATTGGAGTCGGGCCGCCGGGCCGGGGGATTGGAGTCGGGCCGCCGGGCCGGGGAATTAGAGTCGGGCCGCCAGGCCGGGGGATTGGAGTCGGGCCGCCGGGCCGGGGGATTGGAGTCGGGCCGCCGGGCCGGGGGATTGGAGTCAGGCTGGGGGATTGGAGTCGGGCCGCCGGGCCGGGGGATTGGAGTTGGGCCGTCGGGCTGGGGGATTGGAGTCGGGCCGGGGGATTGGAGTTGGGCCGTCGGGCCGAGGGATTGGAGTCAGGCCGCCGGGCGGGGGGATTGGAGTCGGGCCGCCGGGCCGGGGGATTGGAGTCGGGCCGGGGTATTGCAGTCGGGCCGTCGGGCTGGGGGATTGGAGTCGGGCGGGGGATTGGAGTCGGGCCGTCGGGCCGGGGGATTGGAGTCGGGCCAGGAGATTGGAGTCAGGCCATCGGGCTGGGGGATTGGAGTTGGGCTGTCGGGCGGAGGGATTGGAGTTGGGCTGTCGGGCCGGGGGATTGGAGTCGGGCCGTCGGGCTGGGGGATTGGAGTTGGGCTGTCGGGCCGAGGGATTGGAGTTGGGCCGTCGGGCCGAGGGATTGGAGTTGGGCCGTCGGGCCGGGGGATTGGAGTCGGGCCGTTGGGCCAGGGGATTGGAGTTTGGGCCATCGGGCCGGGGGATTGGAGTCAGGTCGTTGGGCCGGGGGATTGGAGTTGGGCTGTCGGGCTGCAGAAGTTGGATTGGGTTTGGCAGTGCTGACCTGGGTGGAGACTGTGCCACTACCTGCTGTTTGGAGACACCTGAGTTGGTGCCTTCAAGTTGCCACGCAGGCTGTGAACAGTGAAACcatgagtgactgtcttggacgtttcttttgcgattgcaagaccctgttggacattgagtGCTGCAGGCCTGCTTCCTTTGTTTGATGGTGAGGCAGCAGTGCCTCCTCGGTTATAGCTAGGACTCGGCCTCAGTCCTCAGGTTTGCGTTGTAGTGTGGAGTCCAGGTTCggttggggctggcctctcctgttggtgctgccctccagtgttgggTCGGTGGAATTACAGGCTGGGAGCCATCTATTTGCAGGACTTGTCGGTCAGGAACTTGGCCTAAAAATTTGTTTTCCTACATGACTATGCTTTTTCTACCTTTTGTGTTATTTTGAATGCATAtgtatgtttttgcaccttggccccagaggaacactgtctcattcagcCATATCCATCTAtaatttgaatgacaattaaaccagatttgatttttTGATTTTTAATACATCGCTGTTTTGGCAATTTCCAGAAGAGAGCAGTGCAAGAGCACTGAAAGAGCGAAATAATAAACCTTGAAAAGGCACAGCGTTGGTCCAATGGAAACGAAGTGTGGATGATTGaagcaggacacacacacacacacacacacacacacacacacatatacttacacacatactcacatacCCTAAGctgcacacaaacacagacacacagaaatgTGGATATCAGGCATGAATATACTTGCAAGATC
Protein-coding regions in this window:
- the LOC134345982 gene encoding uncharacterized protein LOC134345982: MAQTPIPWPNGPTPIPRPDGPTPIPRPDGPTPIPRPDSPTPIPQPDGPTPIPRPDSPTPIPPPDSPTPIPQPDGLTPISWPDSNPPARRPDSNPPPDSNPPARRPDCNTPARLQSPGPAPDGPTPIPRPGGPTPIPQPDSNPPARRPDSNPPARRPDSNPPAWRPDSNSPARRPDSNPPARRPDSNPPARRPDSNPPAWRPDSNPPARRPDWNLQAQWPVSTTPARWPEGTMA